From the Desulfarculaceae bacterium genome, one window contains:
- a CDS encoding protein-glutamate O-methyltransferase CheR, which yields MPPEPNRPSRAPQAPPLGPFPLRASDFTAIRDLVKQRTGITLGPNKQDLVISRLSRRLRALGLANFTQYVALLQSAAGEDELVQMINQITTNQTGFFREGHHFDFLRQTALPSLTATGPPRALRAWSAGCSSGEEAYSLAITLSEFLALRPGWSARVLATDLHTALLRRASQGIYGRLETERLPRHLLLKHFARLREPGGPHFQARPELRQMIVFGKMNLMGAPYPRAASLDLIFCRNVLIYFEAEDKAAIVERLSAALKPGGWLFLGHSESLLSDAGRFACVGPTVYRKR from the coding sequence ATGCCTCCTGAACCCAACCGCCCCTCCCGCGCCCCCCAGGCCCCTCCCCTGGGCCCCTTTCCCTTGCGCGCTTCCGACTTCACGGCCATCCGCGACTTGGTCAAGCAGCGCACGGGCATAACCTTGGGGCCCAACAAGCAGGACCTGGTGATCAGCCGCCTGAGCCGCCGCTTGCGCGCCTTGGGCCTGGCCAACTTCACCCAGTACGTGGCCCTGCTCCAATCGGCCGCAGGCGAGGACGAGCTGGTGCAGATGATCAACCAGATCACCACCAACCAGACCGGCTTCTTCCGCGAGGGGCACCACTTCGATTTCCTGCGCCAGACGGCGCTGCCCTCCCTGACCGCCACGGGCCCTCCCCGCGCCCTGCGGGCCTGGTCGGCCGGATGCTCCTCGGGCGAAGAGGCCTACTCCCTGGCCATCACCCTGTCCGAGTTCCTGGCCTTGCGTCCGGGCTGGTCGGCCCGGGTTTTGGCCACGGACCTGCACACCGCCCTGCTGCGCCGGGCCAGCCAGGGAATCTACGGCCGGCTGGAAACCGAGCGCCTGCCCCGCCATTTGCTGCTCAAGCATTTCGCCCGGCTGCGCGAGCCCGGCGGGCCCCATTTCCAGGCCCGGCCCGAGCTGCGCCAGATGATCGTCTTCGGCAAGATGAACCTCATGGGCGCGCCCTACCCCCGCGCCGCCTCACTGGATCTCATCTTTTGCCGCAACGTGCTCATTTACTTCGAGGCCGAGGACAAGGCGGCCATCGTGGAACGGCTGAGCGCCGCCCTCAAGCCGGGGGGCTGGTTGTTCCTGGGCCATTCCGAATCCCTGCTCTCCGATGCCGGGCGCTTCGCCTGCGTGGGCCCCACGGTTTACCGGAAGCGATAG
- a CDS encoding chemotaxis protein CheW: protein MRRGLLRLMAADSPALLAEVEQGLLALERGEQVSEAGHSVLRAVHAVRGGAALAGCEPMERLAGGMEAALRLVAGGGLEPRQHLTDALLQAADVLAAMFARLEELEHVETAGALRALEAALGAGLPGQDLARLRPQSLAVPGRPGAAWGISPWLLEHQPPGVCLYCLTLPGGGQVPAQSLYTSLGELLTLGDLLACAQIEDQDLALLYASALEAGPLCDVMSLPRESLRPLGPEELGHGLAALERPQAGPAEEDAPLDAQAMPVRQEATPRAPDAPASREPEAGLPAPVEGPVPQYLVFDLGPETYAVEVGMVREIFTLPPITALPLSPAHVLGVMNLRGAVVPVFDLRRLLGLPHDQSAEPVVVLARLEGKLQGVVVDMVREVVAVPEETMQEAPDMAGPVGREHLRGLVEHDSRLVILVDLAGLLGTEAMRHAS from the coding sequence ATGCGGCGCGGCCTGCTGCGCCTGATGGCCGCCGACTCCCCGGCCCTGTTGGCCGAGGTGGAGCAGGGCCTTTTGGCCCTGGAGCGCGGCGAGCAGGTGAGCGAGGCGGGGCACAGCGTCTTGCGCGCGGTGCACGCGGTGCGCGGCGGCGCGGCCCTGGCCGGCTGCGAGCCCATGGAGCGCCTGGCCGGGGGCATGGAGGCGGCCCTGCGCCTGGTGGCCGGGGGTGGGCTGGAGCCCCGCCAGCACCTCACCGACGCCCTATTGCAAGCAGCCGACGTTTTGGCCGCCATGTTCGCCCGCCTGGAGGAGCTGGAGCATGTGGAGACCGCCGGGGCCCTGCGCGCTTTGGAGGCGGCCCTGGGGGCGGGCCTGCCCGGCCAGGACCTGGCCCGTCTGCGGCCCCAGAGCTTGGCCGTGCCCGGCCGTCCCGGCGCGGCCTGGGGGATCAGCCCCTGGCTCTTAGAGCACCAGCCCCCGGGCGTGTGTCTGTATTGCCTGACCCTGCCCGGCGGCGGCCAAGTGCCCGCCCAGTCCCTGTACACCAGCCTGGGCGAGCTGCTCACCCTGGGCGACCTGCTGGCCTGCGCCCAAATCGAAGACCAGGATCTGGCCCTGCTCTACGCCTCGGCCCTGGAAGCCGGGCCCCTGTGCGACGTGATGTCCCTGCCCCGGGAGAGCCTGCGCCCGCTGGGGCCGGAGGAGCTGGGCCACGGTCTGGCCGCCCTGGAGCGGCCCCAAGCCGGGCCCGCCGAAGAGGACGCCCCCCTGGATGCCCAGGCAATGCCCGTCCGGCAAGAGGCCACGCCCCGGGCCCCGGATGCGCCCGCCTCGCGCGAGCCGGAAGCCGGCCTGCCCGCCCCGGTGGAAGGGCCGGTCCCGCAATACCTGGTGTTCGACCTGGGGCCGGAGACCTACGCCGTGGAGGTGGGGATGGTGCGGGAGATCTTCACCCTGCCCCCCATCACCGCCCTGCCCTTGAGCCCGGCCCACGTGCTGGGGGTGATGAACCTCAGGGGCGCGGTGGTGCCGGTGTTCGATCTGCGCCGCCTGCTGGGGCTGCCCCACGACCAGAGCGCCGAGCCGGTGGTGGTGCTGGCGCGCCTGGAAGGCAAGCTGCAAGGCGTGGTGGTGGACATGGTGCGCGAGGTGGTGGCCGTGCCCGAGGAGACCATGCAGGAGGCCCCGGACATGGCCGGGCCGGTGGGCCGCGAACACCTGCGGGGCCTGGTGGAGCACGATTCGCGCCTGGTCATCCTGGTGGATCTGGCCGGCCTGCTGGGCACGGAGGCGATGCGCCATGCCTCCTGA
- a CDS encoding chemotaxis protein CheA — translation MDDKLLEIFAEEAQEIIEALEEGLLALERGPDPEKVNTVFRAAHTMKGNAGIVGFEEVVELTHLMEGVLDQMRQGSREPGGPVMGQLLKATDQLKGMIQARMEGQGPRPADELLSELAPLLDQGSPPPPRPARPAPAPAALPAQSGGRQRLHLSIKLPRHVFTMGTDPMQLFLELEELGQVERVVCHSEQLPPFAGLDPFQLYLWWELWLLTGHPISTVENVFIFVRDEGEITVRPSGEAPANQAPERPSRAQAPAARQAPAEPAAPKASPPSPAPRSVPMAAPTIRVDTGKLDKLINLVGEMVIGLGRVSEGVGPYAAPELQSALESMGRISREMQQQVMRVRMVPVEGTFNRFRRMVRDLAAELGKDIRLELSGLDTELDKNVAEQMADPLGHLVRNAAVHGLEAPEERRAAGKPAEGTIWLRAYQQGGRIFIEVADDGRGVDAEQVRQRAEALGLIPPDARPGPEEIHELLFHPGFSTASQVTELSGRGVGLDVVRENIESLRGSVEVDSSPGLGATFRIKLPLTLAIIDGMNVKVAGETFVLPMLSIVESMKPRPDQLRTVRGKGELIRHREGYLPLVRLARLFCLEGGVEDPCEGLVMIIGSLGKRFGLLVDDILGERQAVIKSIEQNYQKVPGIGGATILADGRVGLVLDVPSLEKMSLETGEAH, via the coding sequence TTGGACGACAAGCTCCTAGAGATATTCGCGGAAGAGGCGCAGGAGATCATCGAGGCCCTGGAGGAGGGCCTGTTGGCCTTGGAGAGGGGTCCGGACCCCGAGAAGGTCAACACCGTGTTCCGCGCGGCCCACACCATGAAGGGCAACGCGGGTATCGTGGGCTTCGAGGAGGTGGTGGAGCTGACCCATCTCATGGAGGGGGTGCTGGACCAGATGCGTCAGGGCTCCCGGGAGCCCGGCGGCCCGGTCATGGGCCAGCTGCTCAAGGCCACGGACCAACTTAAGGGCATGATCCAGGCCCGCATGGAGGGCCAAGGGCCCCGGCCCGCCGACGAGCTGCTCAGTGAGCTGGCCCCTCTCCTGGACCAGGGCTCGCCCCCTCCGCCGCGCCCGGCGCGCCCCGCCCCGGCTCCGGCCGCCCTGCCCGCCCAGTCCGGCGGGCGCCAGCGCCTGCACCTGAGCATCAAGCTGCCCCGCCACGTATTCACCATGGGCACCGACCCCATGCAGCTTTTTCTGGAGCTGGAGGAGCTGGGCCAGGTGGAGCGGGTGGTGTGCCACAGCGAACAGCTGCCGCCCTTCGCCGGCCTGGACCCCTTCCAGCTTTACCTGTGGTGGGAACTGTGGCTGCTCACCGGGCACCCCATCAGCACGGTGGAGAACGTCTTCATCTTCGTGCGCGACGAGGGCGAGATAACGGTGCGGCCCAGCGGCGAGGCCCCGGCCAATCAGGCCCCGGAGCGGCCGAGCCGGGCCCAGGCGCCCGCCGCTCGCCAAGCCCCAGCCGAGCCCGCAGCGCCCAAGGCCTCCCCCCCCAGCCCAGCGCCCCGCTCCGTGCCCATGGCCGCGCCCACCATCCGGGTGGACACCGGGAAGCTGGACAAGCTGATCAACCTGGTGGGCGAGATGGTCATCGGCCTGGGCCGGGTGAGCGAGGGGGTGGGTCCCTATGCCGCGCCGGAGTTGCAAAGCGCCCTGGAGTCCATGGGCCGCATCAGCCGGGAGATGCAGCAGCAGGTGATGCGGGTGCGCATGGTGCCGGTGGAGGGCACCTTCAACCGCTTCCGCCGCATGGTGCGCGACCTGGCCGCCGAGCTGGGCAAGGACATCCGCCTGGAGCTGAGCGGCCTGGACACCGAGCTGGACAAGAACGTGGCCGAGCAGATGGCCGATCCCCTGGGGCACCTGGTGCGCAACGCGGCGGTCCACGGCCTGGAGGCGCCCGAGGAGCGGCGGGCCGCGGGCAAGCCCGCCGAGGGCACCATCTGGCTGAGGGCCTATCAGCAGGGCGGGCGCATCTTCATAGAGGTGGCCGACGACGGCCGGGGCGTCGACGCGGAGCAGGTGCGCCAGCGGGCCGAGGCCCTGGGGCTCATCCCGCCGGATGCCCGGCCCGGCCCGGAAGAGATTCACGAGCTTCTGTTCCACCCCGGATTCTCCACCGCCAGCCAAGTCACCGAGCTTTCCGGCCGGGGGGTGGGCCTGGACGTGGTGCGCGAGAACATCGAGTCCCTGCGCGGCTCGGTGGAGGTGGATTCCTCCCCTGGGCTGGGGGCCACCTTCCGCATCAAGCTGCCCCTGACCCTGGCCATCATCGACGGCATGAACGTGAAGGTGGCCGGCGAGACCTTTGTCTTGCCCATGCTCTCCATCGTGGAATCCATGAAGCCCCGGCCCGACCAGCTGCGCACGGTGCGCGGCAAGGGCGAGCTGATCCGGCACCGCGAGGGCTACCTTCCCCTGGTGCGCCTGGCCCGCCTGTTTTGCCTTGAAGGCGGGGTGGAAGACCCCTGCGAGGGCCTGGTGATGATCATCGGCAGCCTGGGCAAGCGCTTCGGCCTGCTGGTGGACGACATCCTGGGCGAGCGCCAGGCGGTGATCAAATCCATCGAGCAGAACTACCAGAAGGTGCCGGGCATCGGCGGGGCCACCATCCTGGCCGACGGCCGGGTGGGCCTGGTGCTGGATGTGCCCAGCCTGGAGAAGATGTCCCTGGAGACGGGAGAGGCCCACTGA
- a CDS encoding response regulator, translated as MPAQPAEDRRLILLVDDSATLRMSVRAVLEPAGYQVMEAADGQDGLEALAGLQGQGRSPAMIISDVNMPRLDGISFIREVKKTPFKFLPILVLTTENEAERKLAGREAGASGWLVKPFQPQTLLTVVKKFTRTLA; from the coding sequence ATGCCTGCCCAGCCCGCCGAAGACCGCCGCCTCATCCTGCTGGTGGACGACTCGGCCACCCTGCGCATGTCGGTGCGCGCGGTGCTGGAGCCCGCCGGCTATCAGGTGATGGAGGCGGCCGACGGTCAGGATGGGTTGGAGGCCCTGGCCGGGCTGCAAGGCCAGGGGCGCTCGCCGGCCATGATCATCAGCGACGTGAACATGCCCCGCCTGGACGGCATCTCCTTTATCCGCGAGGTGAAAAAGACTCCCTTCAAGTTCCTGCCGATCCTGGTATTGACCACCGAAAACGAGGCGGAGCGCAAGTTGGCGGGCAGAGAGGCCGGCGCTTCGGGCTGGCTGGTCAAGCCCTTCCAACCCCAGACTCTGCTCACCGTGGTCAAAAAGTTCACCCGCACCCTGGCTTGA
- a CDS encoding STAS domain-containing protein: MLDYQFNNGQLSLSGQLRVQYLDILREALESAMSQAPPVRLDLSQVREVDLAGLQLLTAWLQDDACPRAVLAGLPGVVERALELSGLNRNLAPYLE, translated from the coding sequence TTGCTGGATTACCAATTCAACAACGGCCAGTTGTCCCTCAGCGGACAGCTGAGGGTGCAGTACTTGGACATCCTGCGCGAGGCCCTGGAATCGGCCATGAGCCAGGCCCCGCCCGTGCGGCTGGACCTGTCCCAGGTGCGCGAGGTGGACCTGGCCGGGTTGCAACTGCTTACCGCCTGGCTGCAAGACGACGCTTGTCCCCGGGCCGTGCTCGCCGGATTGCCCGGGGTGGTGGAGCGCGCCCTGGAGCTGTCCGGCCTTAACCGGAACCTGGCCCCCTACCTGGAGTGA
- a CDS encoding STAS domain-containing protein — MEFKVIPQDDKARIEIAGNIDERGAEEMKRRFLDLDLSSLNEIILDFSGVTFIGSSGIGKLLLLYKNLVPHGGEVRIDNLSKDIYTMFKVVKLDKIFKLSPAA; from the coding sequence ATGGAATTCAAGGTAATTCCACAAGACGACAAGGCGCGCATCGAGATCGCGGGCAACATCGACGAACGCGGCGCGGAAGAGATGAAGCGGCGCTTTTTGGATCTGGATTTATCTTCGCTCAATGAAATCATCCTGGACTTCAGCGGGGTGACCTTTATCGGCAGTTCGGGCATCGGCAAGCTGCTGCTGCTCTACAAAAACCTGGTGCCGCACGGCGGCGAGGTCCGCATCGACAACCTCTCCAAGGACATCTACACCATGTTCAAGGTGGTCAAGCTGGACAAGATCTTCAAGCTCTCCCCGGCGGCCTGA
- a CDS encoding ChaN family lipoprotein: protein MPRLRAAFLLLALAGLGLATGCAGVGPTPEAPAAPAYKPGDFLAPPAPKPLSQARLNERLDQARVVLVGERHDHPGHHQIQLDMLKRLGAQGPLVLGVEWLEQSAQPACDRLSAGKITVDQFRQEVDWDNAWSQPWKMFAPIFAEVRAKGHVLVALNAPLEIVRSVAKHGLKSLSPEQRAAIAPSLDLDDPDYRAKVARQFAFHGVKNPTAQENFFAAQVVRDETMANNLAKRLYPWPDGGKRGLVLAGAGHLSAGLGLPPRIARRLPGVKLIGVLPVSPMAASAMVSAPGTPAADILAVSTPGPRPRPRLGVFLKVKPEGLEVVGVFPESPAAKAGVKKGDLLLAVDGKKLTTPKGIHDAIKAAPHQPHRYLLRRQGQDMEISITLPGLTRKAP, encoded by the coding sequence TTGCCCCGTCTGCGCGCCGCGTTTTTGCTCTTGGCCCTGGCCGGGCTGGGCCTGGCCACGGGCTGCGCCGGGGTGGGGCCAACGCCCGAGGCCCCGGCCGCGCCGGCCTACAAGCCCGGCGACTTCCTGGCCCCGCCGGCCCCCAAGCCACTTAGCCAGGCGCGGCTCAATGAGCGCCTGGACCAAGCCCGGGTGGTCCTGGTGGGCGAGCGCCACGACCATCCCGGCCATCACCAGATACAACTCGACATGCTCAAACGCCTGGGAGCCCAGGGCCCGCTGGTGCTGGGCGTGGAGTGGCTGGAACAGAGCGCCCAGCCCGCCTGCGACCGTTTGAGCGCGGGCAAGATCACGGTAGACCAGTTCCGCCAAGAGGTGGACTGGGACAACGCCTGGAGCCAGCCCTGGAAGATGTTCGCACCCATCTTCGCCGAGGTGCGGGCCAAGGGCCACGTGCTGGTGGCCCTCAACGCGCCGCTGGAGATCGTGCGCTCGGTGGCCAAGCACGGGCTCAAGTCCCTTAGCCCGGAGCAGCGCGCGGCCATCGCGCCGTCCCTGGACCTGGACGACCCCGACTACCGCGCCAAGGTGGCCCGCCAGTTCGCCTTCCACGGGGTAAAGAACCCCACGGCCCAGGAGAATTTTTTCGCGGCCCAGGTGGTGCGCGACGAGACCATGGCCAACAACCTGGCCAAACGGCTCTACCCCTGGCCCGATGGGGGCAAGCGAGGCCTGGTCTTGGCCGGAGCCGGGCACCTGAGCGCCGGGCTGGGCCTGCCCCCGCGCATCGCCCGTCGCTTGCCCGGGGTCAAACTGATCGGCGTGCTGCCGGTGAGCCCCATGGCGGCCTCGGCCATGGTCTCCGCGCCGGGGACTCCGGCGGCGGACATCCTGGCGGTTTCCACCCCCGGCCCGCGCCCCAGGCCGCGCTTGGGCGTGTTCCTTAAGGTGAAGCCCGAGGGCCTGGAGGTGGTGGGCGTGTTCCCGGAAAGCCCGGCGGCCAAGGCGGGGGTTAAAAAAGGCGACCTGCTCCTGGCCGTGGACGGCAAGAAGCTGACCACGCCCAAGGGCATCCACGACGCCATCAAGGCCGCGCCCCACCAGCCCCACCGCTATCTTTTGCGCCGCCAAGGCCAAGACATGGAGATTTCCATCACCCTGCCCGGCTTGACACGCAAAGCCCCCTGA
- a CDS encoding M23 family metallopeptidase — protein MSRGKSSLWLIILILLLVLAGGGAFYLWPHLESAPPEIGLDQPVSHLGKSNRLYVKVADAGQGLAWVKVSLVQKERTGVILNQQFDAPGAPLASLKLAVNPLEMGMRQGPATLVVEAGDRSWRNWFKGNKSIKEFSVVVDTTPPRLASLNQIIRLNRGGTGLAIYTVNEDQAKHGVRVGDRVFFGWSPWAQRPKTKLCYFAYSDQTPRGTNIDLWAEDAAGNTAVLPLNVKVKWKEFKSDIITLNDRFMNKVAARFASLIPTDRKTPLAKFLWVNQDLRQRNNASIRAAAQPAQAFQLWENGLARPLGAPRAGFGDRRAYVLNNKTVSRSVHLGVDLAHTERSPVKAAGRGIVRFAGDMGIYGQAVILSHGQGVATLYGHMSQLNVQKGDEVKRNQTVGLSGMTGLALGDHLHFSVLVGGVYVNPTEWWDPHWIKDNIMLRFSEAGLPLPLPATDK, from the coding sequence ATGTCCCGTGGTAAAAGCAGTCTCTGGCTGATCATTCTCATCCTGCTCCTGGTCCTGGCCGGGGGCGGCGCCTTCTACCTCTGGCCCCATCTGGAGAGCGCCCCGCCGGAGATCGGCCTGGACCAGCCGGTTAGCCACCTGGGCAAGTCCAACCGCCTGTACGTGAAGGTGGCCGACGCGGGCCAGGGCCTGGCCTGGGTCAAGGTGAGCCTGGTGCAAAAGGAGCGCACCGGGGTGATCCTCAACCAGCAGTTCGACGCGCCGGGCGCGCCCCTGGCCTCGCTCAAGCTGGCGGTTAATCCTCTGGAGATGGGCATGCGCCAAGGCCCGGCCACCCTGGTGGTGGAGGCTGGCGACCGCTCCTGGCGCAACTGGTTCAAGGGCAACAAGAGCATCAAGGAATTCTCGGTGGTGGTGGACACCACTCCGCCCCGTCTGGCCTCGCTAAACCAGATCATTCGCCTCAACCGGGGCGGCACCGGCCTGGCCATCTACACCGTGAACGAGGACCAGGCCAAGCACGGGGTGCGGGTGGGCGACCGTGTATTCTTCGGCTGGTCTCCCTGGGCCCAACGCCCCAAGACCAAGCTTTGCTACTTCGCCTATAGCGACCAGACCCCGCGCGGGACCAACATAGACCTGTGGGCCGAGGACGCGGCGGGCAACACCGCCGTCTTGCCGCTGAACGTGAAGGTGAAGTGGAAGGAATTCAAGAGCGACATCATCACGCTCAACGACCGCTTCATGAACAAGGTGGCCGCCCGCTTCGCCTCCCTGATCCCCACGGACCGCAAGACCCCGTTGGCCAAGTTCTTGTGGGTCAACCAGGACCTCAGGCAGAGGAACAACGCCTCCATCCGGGCCGCGGCCCAGCCCGCCCAGGCCTTCCAGCTATGGGAGAACGGCCTGGCCCGGCCCTTGGGCGCTCCCCGCGCCGGTTTCGGCGACCGCCGGGCCTACGTCCTGAACAACAAGACCGTGAGTCGCAGCGTTCACCTGGGCGTGGACCTGGCCCACACCGAGCGCAGCCCGGTGAAGGCCGCCGGGCGGGGCATCGTGCGCTTTGCCGGCGACATGGGCATCTACGGCCAGGCGGTTATCCTGAGCCACGGCCAGGGCGTGGCCACGCTATACGGCCACATGTCCCAGCTCAACGTGCAAAAAGGCGACGAGGTCAAGCGGAATCAGACCGTGGGCCTTTCGGGCATGACCGGCCTGGCCCTGGGCGACCATCTGCACTTCTCGGTGCTGGTGGGCGGGGTGTACGTGAACCCCACCGAGTGGTGGGACCCCCACTGGATCAAGGACAATATCATGCTGCGCTTCAGCGAGGCGGGCCTGCCCCTGCCCCTGCCGGCCACGGACAAGTAG
- a CDS encoding gamma carbonic anhydrase family protein, with the protein MINTVNGKTPKIDPSAYVAPGAVVVGDVEIGPESSIWYQAVLRGDINWIRIGARTSIQDGTIVHVDHKGDGTLVGSDIVVGHRVILHSCVVGDRSLIGMGAVLLNGCRIGEGSMVAAGAVVAPGFVVPPGTLAAGVPARVKRDLSPAEQENILGGVGRYLQVMRAHQDPEVRVDFSVKV; encoded by the coding sequence ATGATCAACACGGTAAACGGCAAGACCCCCAAGATCGACCCCAGCGCCTACGTGGCTCCGGGCGCGGTGGTGGTGGGCGACGTGGAAATCGGGCCCGAGAGCAGCATCTGGTATCAGGCGGTGCTCCGGGGTGACATCAATTGGATCCGCATCGGGGCGCGCACCAGCATCCAGGACGGCACCATCGTGCACGTGGACCACAAGGGCGACGGCACCCTGGTGGGCTCGGACATCGTGGTGGGCCACCGGGTGATCCTGCACTCCTGCGTGGTGGGCGACCGTTCGCTCATCGGCATGGGCGCGGTGCTCTTGAACGGCTGCCGCATCGGCGAAGGCTCCATGGTGGCCGCCGGCGCGGTGGTGGCTCCCGGCTTCGTGGTGCCGCCGGGCACCCTGGCCGCCGGGGTGCCGGCCCGGGTCAAGCGCGACCTCAGCCCGGCCGAGCAGGAGAACATCCTGGGCGGGGTGGGGCGCTACTTGCAGGTCATGCGGGCCCACCAGGACCCCGAGGTCCGGGTGGACTTCAGCGTAAAGGTCTGA
- the infA gene encoding translation initiation factor IF-1: protein MSRDDLIHLEGQVTRTLGGGQMEVVTEQGHTLRAVLSGRMKRFKIKVLVGDKVRVSVSPYDLTHGLITYRLK, encoded by the coding sequence TTGAGCCGCGACGATCTTATCCACCTGGAAGGCCAGGTGACCCGAACCCTGGGCGGGGGGCAGATGGAAGTGGTCACCGAACAGGGACACACTCTGCGCGCCGTGCTCAGCGGCAGGATGAAGCGCTTCAAGATCAAGGTTCTGGTTGGGGACAAGGTGCGCGTCAGCGTTTCGCCCTACGACCTTACTCACGGCCTGATCACCTACCGGCTCAAGTAA
- the rpmB gene encoding 50S ribosomal protein L28, with the protein MSQVCEYCGKKPITGNNVSHAHNKTRRRFNPNLQRVRTVVNGQVRRVKVCTRCLRSGVINKPA; encoded by the coding sequence ATGAGCCAGGTTTGCGAATACTGCGGCAAGAAGCCCATCACGGGCAACAACGTGTCCCACGCCCATAACAAAACGCGGCGCCGCTTCAACCCCAATCTGCAGCGCGTGCGCACCGTGGTCAACGGCCAGGTCCGTAGGGTGAAGGTTTGCACCCGCTGCCTGCGCTCCGGGGTGATCAACAAGCCCGCCTAA